From a single Nostoc sp. MS1 genomic region:
- a CDS encoding contractile injection system tape measure protein: MNKQRHIIGKTVLELNTEQIADVWSLQEDMSRLFQQQGVREMERLFDQLLKDEQVIRLDRVVVDIGYIDRRFLADEFIRNLIKALRETLGDHLADRLVGSAKTEKITRDRPGSDWEVLLYFLRYGRLPWWCPSGDWSAWFPRWAAVMQNDTSWQQSLRELLTTNQAAKQRLIEQLPESFLHQLILQLQPAWVIWSTRLAQAQGLMQSGQLDSSAIYYLERQAWLLLLSEISADNAPTKPFPANWIRNWLAQLLKIWQQSTNSAAFQGQISQFNQISQQIIVNLQGFTSDEQRIWLIALEQVLNAISDTTVRSRNQTETAELSPSFTTDWQVLLYFLEHGRLSNEAASTTWQTWLQCWETVIQTETTWQIPLRQLLNNNVASRQRLIIQLPPALRHQLILQLQPAWTNWYTLLAQAQQLMQSLSLSNSNIQELETQAWELLLAEISSNNPSSNPLPATTWTSNWLAQLVQNWRWGDKEAGEQGSRGAGGESDELVADVNVKQIAWERLRSSIDALSRAERNLWLNAYNQVLNLTTTEKKERSLEPPQTRPQTDWQVLLYFLQSGRLPDEQASTTWQTWLQRWETVIQTETTWQIPLRQLLVNNVASRQRLITQLPPALRHQVILQLQPAWTNWYTLLAQAREIMQSLNLSNDNCEQLEQQAWLLLLAELSSDNPSLNPLPAASWTRSWLTQLLQTWRLTPNTNQLTATSPPIEAATPTQNQDAVSSEIANQNPQQNLRQRIAAFPISDSTLWQNALEQMLTATPADISTPPEETKTSTLTPIPQESPGVPAPSSPETNIFTDATPTPQQNPSVEQVELPTPEPTNPLNVPPRRARGSRLSKSEETAGLYVNQAGIVLLHPFLTFYLDAVGLLDGESFRDELAQQTAIYLLHYLATKQTDAPEYELVLPKLLCGWPLDEPVSRGLDLPATALTEGENLLQTVINYWEALKSTSPDGLREGFLQRAGKLTQGDGNWKLQVEQQAIDILLGRLPWGLSMVKLPMMDDILIVEWH, encoded by the coding sequence ATGAACAAACAACGCCACATCATTGGAAAAACTGTACTAGAACTCAATACTGAGCAAATAGCTGATGTATGGAGTTTACAGGAAGACATGAGTCGCTTATTTCAGCAGCAGGGTGTGCGGGAAATGGAGCGTCTTTTTGACCAATTGCTGAAAGATGAGCAGGTGATTCGGCTGGATAGGGTAGTGGTGGACATAGGTTATATTGACCGCCGATTTTTAGCTGATGAATTTATCCGCAATTTAATCAAAGCACTTAGGGAGACTTTAGGAGATCATTTGGCGGATAGGTTGGTAGGTAGTGCAAAAACTGAAAAAATTACCCGCGATCGCCCTGGATCAGATTGGGAGGTGTTACTCTACTTTTTACGCTATGGGCGCTTACCTTGGTGGTGTCCTTCAGGAGACTGGTCAGCTTGGTTTCCCCGTTGGGCAGCAGTAATGCAAAATGATACCAGTTGGCAGCAATCTTTACGGGAATTACTTACAACTAACCAAGCAGCAAAGCAACGTCTAATTGAGCAGTTACCAGAATCTTTTCTACACCAGTTAATATTACAGCTACAACCCGCCTGGGTAATTTGGTCTACCCGACTAGCACAAGCTCAGGGGCTAATGCAATCCGGGCAATTAGACAGTAGTGCTATTTACTACCTAGAGCGGCAAGCTTGGCTATTATTACTCAGCGAAATTAGTGCAGATAACGCACCTACCAAACCATTTCCCGCAAATTGGATTCGTAATTGGTTAGCCCAACTGCTGAAAATATGGCAACAATCAACTAATTCAGCCGCTTTTCAGGGACAAATCTCCCAATTCAATCAAATTAGTCAACAAATCATTGTCAACCTGCAAGGATTTACCAGTGATGAGCAGAGAATTTGGCTGATAGCACTAGAGCAGGTGCTAAATGCTATCTCAGATACTACAGTGCGATCGCGCAATCAAACCGAAACAGCAGAATTGTCACCCAGCTTCACAACTGATTGGCAAGTGTTGCTGTACTTTTTAGAACATGGTCGTTTGTCCAACGAGGCAGCATCAACAACTTGGCAGACTTGGTTACAATGTTGGGAAACAGTCATCCAAACTGAAACTACTTGGCAGATACCTCTGCGGCAATTACTGAATAATAATGTAGCATCAAGACAAAGATTAATTATTCAGTTACCGCCAGCCTTACGCCATCAGTTGATATTGCAATTACAGCCAGCTTGGACAAATTGGTACACCCTACTAGCTCAAGCTCAACAACTCATGCAGTCTTTGAGCCTAAGTAATAGCAACATCCAGGAATTAGAAACACAAGCTTGGGAATTACTCTTAGCCGAAATCAGCAGCAATAACCCATCATCTAATCCCTTACCCGCCACCACTTGGACAAGTAACTGGCTTGCTCAACTGGTGCAAAACTGGCGCTGGGGAGACAAGGAAGCAGGGGAGCAGGGGAGCAGGGGAGCAGGGGGAGAAAGTGATGAGTTGGTGGCTGATGTCAACGTCAAGCAAATTGCTTGGGAACGATTACGTAGTAGTATTGATGCTTTATCTCGTGCTGAAAGAAACTTGTGGTTGAATGCCTATAACCAGGTGTTAAATTTGACTACGACTGAGAAGAAAGAGCGATCGCTAGAGCCACCTCAAACCCGTCCGCAAACAGATTGGCAAGTGTTGCTGTACTTTTTACAATCTGGTCGATTACCCGACGAGCAAGCATCAACAACTTGGCAAACTTGGTTACAACGCTGGGAAACAGTCATCCAAACTGAAACCACTTGGCAGATACCTCTGCGGCAATTACTGGTTAATAATGTAGCATCAAGACAGAGATTAATTACTCAGTTACCGCCAGCCTTACGCCATCAGGTGATATTGCAATTACAGCCAGCTTGGACAAATTGGTACACCCTGTTAGCTCAAGCTAGAGAAATCATGCAATCTTTAAACCTGAGCAATGATAACTGTGAGCAATTGGAACAGCAAGCTTGGCTGCTACTCTTAGCAGAACTTAGCTCAGATAACCCATCACTAAATCCCTTACCCGCAGCAAGTTGGACTCGTAGCTGGCTTACCCAACTCCTGCAAACTTGGCGATTAACACCGAACACAAATCAATTAACCGCAACTTCTCCCCCAATCGAAGCAGCAACACCGACACAAAACCAAGATGCAGTTTCCTCAGAAATAGCCAATCAGAACCCGCAGCAAAACCTGCGTCAGCGCATCGCCGCATTCCCAATTAGCGACAGCACCCTGTGGCAAAATGCCCTTGAGCAGATGCTCACTGCTACACCTGCTGATATCAGCACACCACCGGAGGAGACAAAAACCTCCACCTTAACCCCAATTCCCCAAGAATCGCCAGGTGTTCCTGCGCCATCTTCCCCAGAAACAAACATATTCACAGACGCAACCCCAACACCACAGCAAAACCCATCCGTTGAACAAGTAGAACTCCCGACTCCAGAACCAACCAACCCCCTAAACGTACCCCCCCGACGGGCTAGGGGTTCGAGATTATCGAAGTCGGAAGAAACTGCGGGGTTGTATGTCAACCAAGCCGGAATCGTGTTGTTACATCCGTTTTTAACTTTCTATCTGGATGCTGTGGGGCTATTAGATGGCGAATCATTCCGGGATGAATTGGCACAGCAAACAGCAATTTACCTGTTGCATTACCTAGCTACCAAACAAACCGACGCACCAGAATACGAACTAGTGCTACCCAAACTGCTTTGTGGCTGGCCATTAGATGAGCCAGTTTCCCGTGGCTTAGATTTACCTGCAACCGCCTTAACAGAAGGCGAAAACCTGTTACAAACTGTCATCAACTACTGGGAAGCCCTGAAAAGCACCAGCCCCGACGGTTTGCGGGAGGGTTTTTTACAGCGTGCAGGGAAGCTTACCCAAGGTGATGGTAATTGGAAGCTTCAGGTAGAGCAACAGGCGATCGATATTTTGCTGGGTCGTCTACCTTGGGGACTCAGCATGGTGAAGTTGCCGATGATGGATGACATTCTGATTGTGGAATGGCACTAG
- a CDS encoding DUF4157 domain-containing protein translates to MKTNENQKSTNSQPATQKPFFVAKPEQPFFTAERAQSTPFFQPKAVSTSAIQAKSTTREAEVISQPAVQRMSAFESEEKDKGEVQRKEESNNSNQTGLPDNLKTGIENISGYSLDDVRVHYNSSKPSQLKALAYTQGTEIHVAPGQEKHLPHEAWHVVQQMQGRVKPTMQMKGVQMNDDEGLEREADALGELAKRKSTSPINPLTYMVGDAKGATMSHTTQMKVYQRLADDDLPAAQQNQSYHVRETEHLHEEGTKVYAAINRARTGKTKDAAAAGLRHYWQTLNDGFDGKKAEMYEAALYTDSEDIPILASNEAIDPDVRFVRNGKVYATEVKTINSDYTSSVNSHIIGADAQLAKRQANSRYIKIRIESEGNRWPDARELTKIKNNGELLRWLTAPGRIPLIPHTDKIQVEGINASYDGEQKRNFSALVKPNGEVKKTGAFVW, encoded by the coding sequence ATGAAAACCAACGAGAACCAAAAAAGCACAAATTCACAGCCAGCGACGCAAAAGCCTTTTTTTGTCGCTAAACCAGAACAACCATTCTTTACAGCAGAAAGGGCGCAGTCTACACCTTTTTTCCAGCCCAAAGCTGTCTCAACATCAGCCATTCAAGCAAAATCTACTACCAGAGAGGCTGAGGTTATAAGTCAGCCAGCAGTGCAAAGAATGTCCGCATTTGAAAGCGAAGAAAAGGACAAGGGGGAGGTGCAGCGAAAAGAAGAATCAAATAACAGCAATCAGACAGGATTACCGGATAATCTCAAAACTGGGATAGAGAATATATCGGGATATTCCTTAGATGATGTTAGGGTTCATTATAACTCGTCCAAACCTTCCCAATTAAAGGCTTTAGCTTACACGCAAGGGACAGAGATTCATGTTGCACCAGGACAAGAGAAACATTTACCCCATGAAGCATGGCACGTTGTCCAGCAGATGCAGGGAAGGGTGAAACCGACGATGCAGATGAAAGGGGTACAGATGAATGATGATGAGGGGTTGGAGAGGGAAGCAGACGCATTAGGCGAACTGGCAAAAAGAAAGTCCACGTCGCCAATAAACCCACTTACTTATATGGTAGGGGATGCAAAAGGAGCAACCATGAGTCATACTACACAAATGAAGGTGTATCAACGCCTAGCAGACGACGATCTGCCAGCGGCACAGCAAAATCAGTCATATCATGTGCGTGAAACAGAGCATCTACATGAAGAAGGCACTAAGGTGTATGCAGCAATCAACAGAGCACGTACAGGAAAGACAAAGGATGCAGCGGCTGCGGGATTGAGGCATTATTGGCAGACATTAAACGATGGTTTTGATGGCAAGAAGGCGGAAATGTATGAAGCCGCCCTATATACCGATTCGGAGGATATCCCCATCTTGGCATCGAACGAAGCAATTGACCCAGACGTACGATTTGTGAGGAATGGAAAAGTATATGCGACAGAAGTCAAGACGATCAATTCGGATTATACTTCAAGTGTTAACTCTCACATCATAGGAGCGGACGCGCAGCTGGCAAAACGCCAAGCCAATTCGCGGTATATAAAAATACGAATAGAGAGCGAGGGGAACAGGTGGCCGGATGCCCGAGAACTGACGAAAATTAAGAACAACGGAGAGTTATTAAGATGGTTAACAGCTCCGGGGAGAATCCCCCTTATACCGCATACAGATAAGATACAGGTTGAGGGTATTAATGCGAGTTATGACGGAGAGCAGAAACGGAATTTTTCAGCACTTGTCAAACCCAATGGAGAGGTGAAAAAGACAGGTGCGTTTGTTTGGTAG
- a CDS encoding REP-associated tyrosine transposase, which yields MPNYRRAKLAGGTYFLTQVTHHRQPWLITDIARLALRTAITHVRQKYPFTIDAFVLLPDHFHCIWTLPPGDSDLSTRLRLIKTFVTKNYKNQLEIHTEISASRQKRQERNLWQRRFWEHLIRDERDFVIHCDYIHYNPVRHKLCQIPQDWQFSTIHRFISQGIYPLKWGKSEVPEMPNTIWDI from the coding sequence ATGCCGAATTACCGCCGAGCCAAACTTGCTGGTGGTACTTATTTCCTCACCCAAGTAACTCATCATCGCCAACCGTGGCTCATCACCGATATCGCACGCCTTGCACTCCGCACTGCTATCACTCATGTACGTCAAAAATATCCCTTCACCATCGACGCATTTGTGCTATTACCCGATCATTTCCATTGTATTTGGACATTACCACCCGGAGATAGTGATTTATCAACGCGACTGCGATTAATTAAAACCTTTGTCACCAAAAATTATAAAAATCAATTGGAAATTCATACAGAGATTTCCGCCTCTCGGCAAAAACGCCAAGAGCGCAATTTATGGCAGAGAAGATTTTGGGAACATTTAATCCGTGATGAGAGAGATTTTGTCATACATTGCGATTATATTCATTACAATCCTGTGCGACATAAATTATGTCAAATTCCCCAAGATTGGCAATTTTCAACTATTCATCGATTTATTAGCCAAGGTATTTATCCGCTAAAGTGGGGAAAGAGTGAAGTTCCAGAAATGCCTAATACAATTTGGGATATATAA
- a CDS encoding XisI protein: protein MDTLESYRYIIQSLLTAYAAIPIANGQIDCYTVFDTKQDHYMVMNVGWDGHRRVYGCVLHLDIKEGKIWIEQNMTEMRVAVELVEQGVPNDDIILGFQAPQMREYTGYGVA from the coding sequence ATGGATACCCTAGAGTCTTACCGCTATATAATTCAGTCGTTGTTAACGGCTTACGCTGCTATCCCCATCGCAAATGGTCAAATTGATTGTTATACAGTTTTTGATACAAAACAAGACCATTACATGGTGATGAATGTGGGATGGGATGGTCATCGGCGAGTTTATGGTTGTGTTTTACATTTAGATATTAAAGAGGGAAAAATTTGGATTGAGCAGAATATGACGGAAATGAGAGTAGCTGTTGAACTTGTTGAGCAAGGTGTTCCAAATGATGATATTATTCTAGGATTTCAAGCTCCCCAAATGCGAGAATATACGGGATATGGAGTGGCTTAA
- a CDS encoding XisH family protein — MAAKDKFHAVVRIALEKEQWKITDDPLRLEVGGTKFEIDLGAEKLLAAQRGEEKIAVEIKTFLSDSPLTDYHAALGQFLNYRLALEISDPSRILYLAVPIGVYESFFKREFAQISLERYQIKQIVYDPIQEVILQWIP, encoded by the coding sequence ATGGCAGCTAAGGATAAATTTCATGCTGTGGTGAGAATTGCTTTGGAAAAGGAGCAGTGGAAGATAACTGACGATCCTCTGCGATTGGAAGTTGGTGGAACTAAGTTTGAAATCGATTTAGGTGCGGAAAAACTGTTAGCAGCTCAGAGAGGTGAAGAAAAAATTGCAGTTGAGATTAAAACTTTTTTAAGTGATTCACCCTTAACAGATTACCATGCCGCGTTAGGACAATTTTTAAATTATCGGCTGGCTTTAGAAATCAGCGATCCAAGTCGGATTCTCTATTTGGCAGTGCCTATAGGTGTTTATGAATCTTTTTTTAAGCGGGAATTTGCCCAAATTTCTCTAGAGAGATATCAGATTAAACAAATTGTTTATGACCCAATTCAAGAGGTAATTTTACAATGGATACCCTAG
- a CDS encoding ATP-binding protein — translation MTRLLVIQTLQTALNYLAQVIQWRLDSDFGDREAETVAMMPSPPAQWLTAETPLTSFIRHYQLDIAAQLTLLIALAPHLQPDFFDRAIAAQLPQAGDYPQIGGWRGKSHRGFLPTGETVLFILGGSEFSDRLYLQQIFSEDHPFAREGVLYLDTPPEGEPLMSGKLVITQDYIDLFIQGHFSRPHFSMRFPAQRITTDMEWEDLVLNAQTLQQIHDLEAWIIHGPTILYEWGMKRKLKLGYRALFYGPPGTGKTLTASLLGKYTGKDVYKVDISMMVSKFIGETEKNLANLFARAESKDWILFFDEADALFGKRTNVRDAHDKYANQEVSYLLQRVENYDGLVILSSNFKSNIDEAFIRRFQSIIQFPIPSPKERLQLWQMAFPSQLKLADSIDLGQLSTTYELTGSDIMNIVQYCCLQALKQGDTLIHQEDLLYAIKREFGKAGKMM, via the coding sequence ATGACACGTTTACTTGTAATCCAAACTTTACAAACAGCACTAAATTACCTAGCTCAAGTGATTCAGTGGCGCTTGGACTCTGACTTCGGCGATCGCGAAGCAGAAACGGTGGCAATGATGCCGAGTCCACCAGCCCAATGGTTAACAGCAGAAACGCCTCTCACCAGCTTTATTCGCCATTATCAATTAGATATTGCCGCCCAACTAACTTTATTGATAGCCTTGGCTCCCCACTTACAACCTGACTTTTTTGATCGAGCGATCGCCGCACAGTTACCCCAAGCGGGAGACTATCCGCAAATTGGCGGCTGGCGAGGTAAATCCCATCGAGGTTTTCTGCCAACGGGTGAAACGGTATTGTTTATTTTAGGGGGTAGCGAGTTTAGCGATCGCCTCTACCTACAACAAATTTTCAGCGAAGATCATCCATTTGCCCGTGAAGGTGTACTCTACCTCGATACACCACCAGAAGGCGAACCATTGATGAGTGGCAAACTCGTCATCACTCAAGATTACATCGACCTATTCATTCAAGGACACTTTTCTCGTCCCCATTTTAGTATGCGTTTTCCCGCCCAGCGCATTACCACAGACATGGAGTGGGAAGACTTGGTTCTCAATGCCCAAACCTTACAACAAATTCACGATTTAGAAGCCTGGATTATTCATGGCCCCACCATTCTCTATGAATGGGGGATGAAAAGGAAACTCAAATTAGGTTATCGCGCTTTATTTTATGGGCCTCCAGGTACGGGTAAGACGCTCACAGCAAGTCTTTTAGGCAAGTATACAGGTAAAGATGTTTATAAAGTAGATATCTCAATGATGGTATCCAAATTTATTGGCGAAACAGAAAAGAACCTCGCCAATCTCTTTGCTAGAGCCGAAAGTAAAGATTGGATTCTCTTTTTTGATGAAGCTGACGCTCTGTTTGGTAAGCGTACCAATGTCCGTGATGCCCATGATAAATACGCTAATCAGGAAGTGAGCTACCTACTACAGAGGGTAGAAAACTACGATGGTTTGGTGATACTATCTTCCAACTTCAAAAGTAATATCGATGAGGCCTTCATCCGCAGATTTCAATCGATTATTCAGTTCCCCATACCCAGTCCCAAAGAACGTTTGCAACTGTGGCAAATGGCCTTTCCATCACAATTAAAGCTAGCCGATTCCATAGACCTTGGTCAACTTTCCACAACCTATGAACTCACAGGTTCCGACATTATGAATATAGTACAGTACTGCTGCCTGCAAGCACTAAAACAAGGTGATACACTTATTCATCAAGAAGATTTACTCTATGCCATCAAGCGAGAATTTGGTAAAGCGGGAAAGATGATGTAG
- the crcB gene encoding fluoride efflux transporter CrcB: MLQDAALLPVLAIAVGAVPGALSRYYLTEFCKRVIGTNFPYGTFIINFTGCLLMGFCFTLFKAIQGFPSEIDLLVRTGFLGSYTTFSTYGYDTLILWRNGKQLATVFYWACSAVLGVVGIIFGRYLAKLIVG; the protein is encoded by the coding sequence TTGCTACAAGATGCTGCTTTGTTACCTGTGCTGGCGATCGCAGTTGGTGCAGTTCCCGGTGCTTTAAGCCGCTATTATTTGACTGAATTTTGCAAAAGAGTCATAGGTACAAACTTTCCTTATGGCACTTTTATCATCAATTTCACTGGCTGTTTACTCATGGGCTTTTGCTTCACCTTATTTAAGGCGATTCAAGGATTTCCATCGGAGATAGATTTGCTTGTCAGAACAGGGTTTTTAGGTTCTTATACAACCTTTTCTACCTACGGATACGATACATTGATCCTGTGGCGCAATGGTAAACAATTAGCCACGGTTTTTTATTGGGCATGTAGTGCAGTTTTAGGAGTAGTTGGTATTATATTTGGTCGTTATTTAGCAAAGCTAATTGTCGGGTGA
- the crcB gene encoding fluoride efflux transporter CrcB — translation MSNIFIRTVMAIALGAIPGALGRYFITEFTKTMIGKEFSYYGTFFINITGCFIIAVFYTLNEQKFTSLSPEIRLAIATGFCGAYTTFSTYGLETFTQIDEGNITGAFIYWLGSMIFGMLAVQLGVTLGKLRGQ, via the coding sequence ATGTCAAATATTTTTATTCGCACTGTGATGGCGATCGCTTTAGGTGCTATTCCGGGTGCTTTAGGACGCTATTTTATCACTGAATTTACCAAAACGATGATTGGCAAAGAGTTTTCTTATTATGGTACATTTTTTATTAATATAACTGGCTGTTTTATTATTGCTGTGTTCTACACTCTCAACGAGCAAAAGTTTACCAGCCTTTCACCGGAAATTCGGTTAGCGATCGCCACGGGTTTTTGTGGTGCTTATACTACTTTTTCTACATATGGATTGGAAACGTTTACTCAAATAGATGAAGGAAATATCACAGGTGCTTTCATCTATTGGTTAGGTAGTATGATATTTGGGATGCTGGCTGTGCAATTGGGTGTGACTTTAGGCAAGCTTCGCGGACAATGA
- a CDS encoding response regulator, protein MQSPLPLAGLSILVVEDDDDSRLYFTMVLEEDGATVVPVSSAAAALKVLPELQPDILISDIGMPGEDGYTLIRKIRALKSDSGGRVPAIALTAYGDRESCVYALESGFQTHVAKPVDPDELVEIVANLVASCNW, encoded by the coding sequence ATGCAGTCTCCTCTCCCGCTTGCTGGCTTAAGTATTCTCGTTGTTGAGGATGATGATGATAGCCGCCTTTATTTTACGATGGTATTAGAAGAAGATGGAGCGACTGTTGTACCAGTCTCATCAGCAGCAGCAGCTTTAAAAGTGCTACCAGAATTACAACCCGATATTTTAATCAGTGATATAGGTATGCCTGGGGAAGATGGCTATACCTTAATTCGCAAAATACGGGCGCTAAAATCAGATAGTGGCGGACGAGTTCCCGCGATCGCCTTAACAGCCTATGGCGATCGTGAAAGTTGTGTTTACGCTTTGGAATCTGGTTTTCAGACTCATGTAGCTAAACCAGTTGATCCAGATGAGTTAGTAGAAATAGTAGCTAATTTGGTTGCTTCCTGTAATTGGTAG
- a CDS encoding oxidoreductase, with protein sequence MNKVYLITGTSTGFGRALAEAVLDHGDKVVLTARKPEQVAQLAQANPENAIAFRLDVTNAEEREAAVQAAIERFGRIDVLVNNAGQGSLGAIEGFSSEQIRKQFEVNCFGVIEMTRAVLPLMRRQKSGHIVNITSIGGLASMGGFALYCSTKFAIEGFAEGLRDEVKPLGINVTIVEPGAFRTNFAGDANMQPQTEIDDYKPVVDPIREYLYGNNGKQPGDPKKAALAMIQAVESKNPPLRLMLGADAYGLWEQKRTAERQEFEDWKEVGINTAYEDAVVAPIGG encoded by the coding sequence ATGAACAAAGTTTATCTAATTACCGGAACATCAACCGGATTTGGCCGCGCCTTAGCGGAAGCGGTTTTAGATCATGGCGACAAGGTGGTGTTGACAGCACGAAAACCCGAACAGGTGGCTCAATTAGCGCAAGCAAATCCAGAAAATGCGATCGCATTTCGTCTTGATGTAACTAATGCCGAAGAGCGAGAAGCGGCTGTACAAGCTGCTATTGAACGCTTTGGCCGGATTGATGTTTTAGTTAACAATGCTGGGCAAGGTTCTTTAGGTGCAATTGAAGGATTTTCCTCTGAGCAAATTAGAAAACAGTTTGAAGTCAATTGCTTTGGTGTAATTGAAATGACACGCGCAGTATTACCTCTGATGCGCCGCCAAAAATCCGGTCACATTGTCAATATTACTTCTATTGGTGGTTTAGCTTCAATGGGTGGATTTGCGCTCTACTGCTCAACAAAATTTGCGATCGAAGGCTTTGCTGAAGGCTTGCGTGATGAAGTCAAACCATTGGGAATCAATGTCACAATTGTTGAACCAGGAGCTTTTCGTACCAACTTTGCCGGAGATGCGAATATGCAGCCGCAAACGGAAATTGATGATTACAAACCAGTAGTCGATCCGATTAGAGAATACCTCTATGGCAATAATGGGAAACAACCAGGCGACCCGAAAAAGGCTGCACTGGCAATGATTCAAGCTGTTGAATCAAAGAATCCTCCACTACGCTTGATGCTTGGTGCAGATGCTTACGGTTTGTGGGAACAGAAGCGGACTGCGGAACGCCAAGAGTTTGAAGACTGGAAAGAAGTCGGAATTAATACAGCCTATGAGGACGCAGTAGTCGCTCCCATTGGTGGGTAA
- a CDS encoding hemerythrin domain-containing protein translates to MRCGNLFQEIYKALNLHARTEEVVFYPALREYEETQEYIEEAEEEHEDVSVLLEEIKAIQPNNPEFIEKISELKEAVQHHEEEESEIFDAVRECISEEQLTALGEEFQKTKAKLEPDIEAALAQ, encoded by the coding sequence GTGAGATGTGGAAATCTATTCCAAGAGATTTATAAAGCACTTAACTTACACGCTAGAACTGAAGAAGTAGTTTTTTACCCTGCTTTGCGGGAGTATGAAGAAACTCAAGAATACATTGAGGAAGCAGAAGAAGAACACGAAGATGTCTCTGTGCTTCTAGAAGAAATTAAAGCAATCCAACCAAATAATCCTGAATTTATAGAAAAAATCAGTGAGTTAAAAGAAGCAGTTCAGCATCACGAAGAAGAAGAAAGCGAAATTTTTGATGCAGTACGTGAGTGTATTAGCGAAGAACAGCTAACTGCATTAGGCGAAGAATTTCAAAAAACTAAAGCTAAATTAGAGCCAGATATCGAAGCTGCATTAGCACAATAG
- the hpnI gene encoding bacteriohopanetetrol glucosamine biosynthesis glycosyltransferase HpnI, with product MIGLLGCLCLSAIMYYCYAIYAAIAFLRHSHAINPEFHPPITILKPLCGLDSDAENNLISFCQQDYPHFQIVFAVRDRQDPIIEVVEKISQQFPDVDIDLVVSDRIIGANLKVSNLANALPQAKYDIILIADSDIRVTPDYLQRVVQPLQDQSIGVVTCLYRSLAQGWGATLEAISTATDFHAGVLVSHQSTGIEFAFGSTIVIRKSVLEEIGGFAAIADYLADDFQLGHLPAKAGYEVVLSDYVVEHVLGNSSVTNSLHRQTRWARGIKICRPWGYLGLIFTYGTVSSLLFVLLTQGSTLGWINLTIVWIMRLVMGWIVGAIALNDVVTKKYFWLIPLWDLLHFVIWCAGLFGTTIEWRGQQLRLTKEGKLMPLEQDFVSSQRCTELVEGLSVVSGEEM from the coding sequence ATGATTGGGCTGCTGGGGTGCTTGTGCTTATCAGCTATTATGTATTACTGCTATGCAATTTATGCAGCGATCGCTTTTCTGCGTCATTCCCACGCCATAAATCCTGAATTTCATCCACCTATCACTATTTTAAAACCCCTGTGTGGACTTGATAGCGATGCTGAAAATAACCTAATCTCCTTTTGCCAACAAGATTACCCACACTTTCAAATAGTCTTTGCTGTGCGCGATCGCCAAGACCCCATCATCGAGGTTGTGGAAAAAATCAGCCAACAGTTTCCTGATGTAGATATAGATTTAGTCGTGAGCGATCGCATCATTGGGGCTAACTTAAAAGTAAGTAATTTAGCCAATGCCCTACCTCAAGCTAAATACGACATTATTCTCATAGCCGATAGCGATATCCGCGTCACCCCAGACTATCTGCAAAGAGTTGTACAACCCTTGCAAGATCAAAGCATAGGTGTTGTCACCTGCTTGTATCGATCCCTCGCTCAAGGTTGGGGCGCAACCTTAGAAGCCATCTCTACCGCCACAGATTTTCATGCAGGTGTGTTAGTCAGCCATCAATCGACAGGAATAGAATTTGCCTTTGGTTCCACAATTGTCATTCGTAAATCTGTTTTAGAAGAAATTGGCGGCTTTGCTGCGATCGCCGATTATTTAGCAGATGATTTTCAACTAGGACACTTACCAGCCAAAGCTGGCTATGAAGTAGTCCTATCTGATTATGTAGTTGAACATGTTTTAGGCAATAGCTCCGTTACAAATTCCCTACACCGTCAGACTCGTTGGGCGCGTGGCATTAAAATTTGTCGTCCTTGGGGCTATTTAGGGCTGATTTTTACCTACGGTACAGTTAGTAGTTTGCTATTTGTCCTCCTCACACAAGGTTCTACACTAGGCTGGATTAACCTAACGATTGTCTGGATAATGCGCCTAGTTATGGGTTGGATAGTAGGTGCGATCGCGCTGAATGATGTAGTTACTAAAAAATATTTCTGGCTGATTCCCTTGTGGGACTTACTACATTTTGTTATATGGTGTGCAGGACTCTTTGGTACAACTATTGAATGGCGCGGACAGCAATTAAGATTAACCAAAGAAGGTAAATTAATGCCGCTAGAACAGGATTTTGTTAGTAGTCAGCGTTGCACTGAGCTTGTCGAAGGGTTGTCAGTTGTCAGTGGTGAAGAAATGTGA